From the Anaeromyxobacter dehalogenans 2CP-1 genome, the window CACCCGGGCCTCCACGGCTACGCGCCGGTGCAGGGGGAGCCGGCGCTGCTCGACGCCATCCAGGAGCGGCTGCAGGCGCGCGGCGGGGCGCCGGTCGCGCGCGAGGCGCTGCAGGTGGTGGTGGGCGCCACCGCGGGGCTCGCGGTGGTGGTGGACGCGCTGCTCGACCCGGGCGACGAGGTGATCGTGCTCGCGCCCTACTGGCCGCTCATCCGCGGCATCGTGGCGGCGCGCGGCGCCGTGCCGGTGGAGGTGCCGTTCTTCGACCGGCTCGACGCGCCGGGGTTCGACCCGGAGGCGGCGCTCGCCGCCGCGGTGACGCCACGCACCGCGGCCATCTACGTGAACTCGCCCAACAACCCCACCGGCCGCTCGCTGCCCGACGAGCTGGTGACCGCCCTGGCTCGCCTGGCGCGGCGCCACGCGCTGTGGGTGATCGCGGACGAGGTCTACGAGGACCTGCAGTACGGCACGCCGCGCCCGCCGCCGTGGACCCGCCCGGAGCTGCGCGAGCGCACCGTCGCGACCCACTCGTTCTCGAAGGCGTACGCGCTCGCGGGCGCGCGGGTGGGCTACACGCACGGGCCCGAGGAGATCATGCGCGCGGTGCGGGCGGTGCAGACGTTCAAGACCTACTGCGCGCCGCGTCCGTTCCAGATCGCCGCCGCCCGTGCGCTGCGCGAGGGCGACGCCTGGCTCGCGGAGACCCGCGCCATGTACGCGCAGGCCGGCCGCAGCGCCGCCGCCGCGCTCGGCGTGCTCGCGCCGGAGGCCGGGACGTTCCTGTTCCTGGACGTGGCCCCGCACCTCCGGCCGGGCGAGGCGCTCGATGGCTTCCTGGCGCGCTGCCTCGAGGCGGGCGTGCTGCTCACGCCGGGGCCGGCGACCGGCGCGGCGTACCGGACGCACGCGCGGCTCTGCTTCACCGCGGTCACGCCCGACGCGCTCGGCGCGG encodes:
- a CDS encoding pyridoxal phosphate-dependent aminotransferase, which translates into the protein MARHPAPSPTTATLSDRVYSPTGGPVHLPQGPVYALNVGDTWREPPAFARAEAQRVADHPGLHGYAPVQGEPALLDAIQERLQARGGAPVAREALQVVVGATAGLAVVVDALLDPGDEVIVLAPYWPLIRGIVAARGAVPVEVPFFDRLDAPGFDPEAALAAAVTPRTAAIYVNSPNNPTGRSLPDELVTALARLARRHALWVIADEVYEDLQYGTPRPPPWTRPELRERTVATHSFSKAYALAGARVGYTHGPEEIMRAVRAVQTFKTYCAPRPFQIAAARALREGDAWLAETRAMYAQAGRSAAAALGVLAPEAGTFLFLDVAPHLRPGEALDGFLARCLEAGVLLTPGPATGAAYRTHARLCFTAVTPDALGAALARLGPLLGRTSRPD